In one Candidatus Fusobacterium pullicola genomic region, the following are encoded:
- a CDS encoding phosphatidylglycerophosphatase A yields MDRKVVRNLGTWFGLGDIPKAPGTFGTLGGIPVFILLSFIRGFFPNNMVYNSFYFMFLMTFFGVSVYVSDLCEREIFKKEDPQNVVIDEVLGYLTTLFLINPVGVFQNLVAMGLAFIIFRFLDITKIGPIDKAQHFDNGIGVVLDDFLAGVIGNFIMVCIWTIFF; encoded by the coding sequence ATGGATAGAAAAGTGGTAAGAAATTTAGGAACTTGGTTTGGATTGGGAGATATACCAAAGGCACCTGGAACTTTTGGAACATTAGGTGGAATACCAGTTTTTATTCTTTTATCTTTTATAAGAGGATTTTTCCCAAATAATATGGTATATAACTCATTTTACTTCATGTTTTTGATGACTTTTTTTGGAGTCTCTGTCTATGTATCTGATCTATGTGAGAGAGAAATTTTTAAAAAAGAGGATCCTCAAAATGTAGTTATAGATGAAGTATTAGGATATCTTACAACACTTTTTCTAATCAATCCTGTAGGTGTATTTCAAAATTTAGTAGCAATGGGATTAGCTTTTATAATTTTTAGATTTTTAGATATAACAAAGATTGGTCCAATAGATAAAGCTCAACACTTTGATAATGGAATAGGTGTTGTTTTAGATGATTTTTTAGCTGGAGTTATAGGAAACTTTATTATGGTTTGTATCTGGACTATTTTCTTTTAG
- a CDS encoding U32 family peptidase: MKIVAPAGNMERFYAAVKAGAQEIYMGLKGFGARRNAENFTLEEYKEAIDYAHKRGVKIFLTLNTIMMEKEMEFLYPNLKVLYEHGLDAVIVQDLGYFKYMKENFPNMEYHGSTQMTVGNHYEAEYLRKLGFTRVVLPREMTFEEIKKIRENTSIELEIFVSGALCICYSGNCYMSSFIGSRSGNRGMCAQPCRKKYENSSGEKGYLLSPKDQLLGFEEIKKLKGIGIESIKIEGRMKDPNYVFETVSYYRDLIDGIKAQEKSSELFNRGYSKGYFYGNDNYIMNKDYSYNLGKNLGLLSGKELKLKSRVVLGDGIIYLSKDFEKLGGGYINKIELKNGDMSRKSAEANEVIVLKDVPRGSKYVFKSYSKEVNDDAQSKMKKEEQRLLISGNFIGHIGEKPVLELVAKNNLGIEVAVKVIGEKEIEKASKKSLTSEELREKISEMGDSTFTLGEFSCDIDEGIFMPLSVLKSLRRDCVEKLEKELVESYRRKAGNRYSLPIVEEKSREIELVAIVSNLVQENIVKKYGIEKIYKRGIDIAKEGSLIEHDLNSKLASNLYQLLENNNDKVMVNWNLNITNRYSVEVLAETGKVESVIISPELSFEKIKELGKTSVKKAILGYSRLKGMYIELPLFEKEREILKNEEGDTFTAIKNDVGNTEIYLEKPLNILNDLKKLNDLMIDEVVLEFTTETGAEVEKVLEDMKNRTGFYKAYNYERGVY, from the coding sequence ATGAAAATAGTAGCCCCAGCGGGAAATATGGAGAGATTTTATGCTGCTGTAAAAGCGGGAGCACAAGAGATATATATGGGACTAAAAGGATTTGGAGCCAGAAGAAATGCTGAAAATTTTACTTTAGAAGAGTATAAAGAGGCAATTGATTATGCTCATAAAAGAGGAGTAAAAATATTTTTAACATTGAATACAATTATGATGGAGAAGGAGATGGAGTTTCTATATCCTAATCTGAAAGTATTGTATGAACATGGATTAGATGCTGTAATAGTTCAAGATTTAGGATATTTTAAATATATGAAAGAGAACTTCCCAAATATGGAGTACCATGGAAGTACTCAGATGACGGTTGGAAATCACTATGAAGCAGAATATCTTAGAAAATTAGGATTTACAAGGGTTGTATTACCTAGGGAGATGACTTTTGAAGAGATAAAAAAGATAAGGGAGAATACTTCGATTGAGTTAGAAATATTTGTTTCAGGAGCTCTATGTATCTGTTACTCTGGAAATTGCTATATGAGTAGTTTTATAGGAAGTAGAAGTGGAAATAGAGGAATGTGTGCTCAACCTTGTAGAAAAAAATATGAGAATTCCAGTGGAGAAAAGGGATATTTACTTAGTCCAAAGGACCAACTTTTAGGTTTTGAAGAGATAAAGAAACTAAAAGGTATTGGAATAGAGAGTATAAAGATAGAGGGAAGAATGAAAGACCCTAATTATGTATTTGAAACAGTTTCATATTATAGAGATTTAATAGATGGGATAAAGGCACAGGAAAAATCTTCTGAACTATTTAATAGAGGATATAGTAAAGGTTATTTCTATGGAAATGATAACTATATTATGAATAAAGATTATTCATACAATTTAGGAAAAAATTTAGGATTATTAAGTGGAAAAGAGTTAAAATTAAAAAGTAGAGTAGTATTAGGAGATGGAATAATATATCTTTCAAAGGATTTTGAGAAATTAGGTGGAGGATATATTAATAAAATAGAGTTAAAAAATGGAGATATGAGTAGAAAATCTGCTGAAGCTAATGAGGTAATAGTATTGAAAGATGTACCTAGAGGAAGTAAGTATGTTTTTAAAAGTTACTCTAAAGAGGTAAATGATGATGCACAAAGTAAGATGAAGAAAGAGGAGCAAAGACTTTTAATTTCTGGAAATTTTATAGGACATATAGGTGAAAAACCAGTTCTTGAGTTAGTTGCAAAAAATAATTTAGGTATTGAGGTAGCTGTAAAAGTCATAGGAGAAAAGGAGATTGAAAAAGCTAGTAAGAAGTCTCTTACATCTGAAGAGTTAAGAGAAAAGATATCTGAAATGGGAGATTCTACATTCACTTTAGGAGAGTTTTCTTGTGATATAGATGAGGGAATTTTTATGCCACTTTCAGTACTAAAATCTTTGAGAAGAGATTGTGTAGAAAAATTAGAAAAAGAGTTGGTTGAAAGCTATAGAAGAAAGGCTGGAAACAGATATTCACTTCCTATAGTAGAGGAAAAGTCAAGAGAAATAGAACTTGTAGCTATAGTATCTAACCTTGTTCAAGAGAATATAGTAAAAAAATATGGAATAGAAAAGATATATAAAAGAGGAATTGATATAGCTAAAGAGGGAAGCTTAATAGAGCATGATTTAAATAGTAAATTAGCCTCAAATCTTTATCAATTACTAGAAAATAATAATGATAAGGTTATGGTAAATTGGAACTTGAATATAACAAACAGATATAGTGTAGAGGTATTAGCAGAAACAGGAAAGGTGGAGAGTGTGATCATATCTCCAGAGTTAAGTTTTGAAAAGATAAAAGAGCTTGGAAAAACTTCTGTGAAAAAAGCTATATTAGGATATTCAAGACTTAAGGGAATGTATATAGAGTTACCTTTATTTGAAAAGGAGAGAGAGATTCTTAAAAATGAAGAGGGAGATACATTTACAGCTATAAAAAATGATGTTGGAAATACTGAGATATATTTAGAAAAGCCTTTAAATATTCTAAATGATTTAAAAAAATTGAACGATTTAATGATTGATGAGGTAGTATTAGAGTTTACAACTGAAACAGGGGCAGAGGTAGAAAAAGTACTAGAAGATATGAAAAATAGAACTGGATTCTACAAAGCTTATAACTATGAGAGAGGGGTATATTAA
- a CDS encoding cupin domain-containing protein has translation MSSIGERIKKSRNDRGLSLRELATKVELSASFLSQIEQGKASPSIENLKKIATALDVKVSYLIEDEEERQNTELVRKEARKYIESLDSNTKMALLTSSNMEKTMEPILYEIGPYGESGRSYYSHHGEEFIYIVEGKLDVYIDDVVHSLNEGDSLYFKSTQRHRFKNNTDKPTRAIWVVNPPTF, from the coding sequence ATGAGCAGTATAGGTGAGAGAATAAAAAAGAGTAGAAATGATAGAGGATTATCATTGAGAGAGTTAGCAACAAAGGTAGAGTTATCAGCAAGTTTCTTATCACAAATAGAACAAGGAAAAGCTTCTCCTTCTATTGAAAACTTGAAAAAGATAGCAACTGCATTAGATGTGAAAGTAAGCTATCTTATAGAAGATGAAGAGGAAAGACAAAATACAGAGTTAGTAAGAAAAGAAGCTAGAAAATATATAGAGAGTTTAGATTCAAATACTAAGATGGCTCTTCTGACATCATCAAATATGGAGAAAACTATGGAACCAATACTTTATGAAATAGGACCATATGGAGAGAGTGGAAGAAGTTACTATAGTCATCACGGGGAAGAGTTCATCTATATAGTTGAAGGAAAGTTAGATGTGTATATAGATGATGTAGTACATAGTTTGAATGAAGGGGACAGCCTATATTTTAAATCGACTCAAAGACATAGATTTAAAAATAATACAGATAAACCAACAAGAGCTATATGGGTTGTAAATCCTCCTACATTCTAG
- a CDS encoding chromate transporter, with product MIKDKKFYLKLFLSTFSLSAFTFGGGYVIVPLMRKKFVNEYGWIDEQEMLNLIAIAQSSPGAIAINSSLIIGYKLAGVLGAIIALVGTVLPPLIIISIISLFYIAFRDNKIVNGAMNGMQAGVAAIIVDVVFNMVNDVRKKDKVSIGIMIAVFIATFYVNIMIIILVCGIFGLLYNMYRRKRGKIQ from the coding sequence ATGATAAAAGATAAAAAATTTTACTTAAAACTTTTTCTTTCAACTTTTTCACTAAGTGCCTTTACATTTGGTGGTGGATATGTAATAGTGCCACTTATGAGAAAAAAATTTGTAAATGAATATGGCTGGATAGATGAGCAAGAGATGTTGAACTTAATTGCTATTGCTCAATCATCACCTGGAGCTATAGCAATTAATTCATCGCTTATAATAGGTTACAAATTGGCAGGTGTTTTAGGAGCAATAATAGCTTTAGTTGGGACTGTGTTACCTCCACTTATAATAATTTCAATAATTTCACTATTTTATATAGCTTTTAGAGATAATAAGATAGTGAATGGAGCTATGAATGGTATGCAAGCAGGAGTGGCGGCAATTATTGTTGATGTAGTTTTTAATATGGTAAATGATGTTAGAAAAAAAGATAAAGTTTCTATTGGAATAATGATTGCAGTATTCATTGCAACTTTTTATGTCAATATAATGATTATTATATTGGTATGTGGTATTTTTGGATTACTATATAATATGTATAGAAGGAAGAGAGGTAAAATACAATGA
- a CDS encoding CinA family nicotinamide mononucleotide deamidase-related protein, producing MKVGVILVGTELLNGGTLDTNSLYIAEELNKYGMEIEFKITVRDFKEEIYRAIDYCKRYVDLIIMSGGLGPTLDDITKEVIADYVKKPLVVDKEELEELKDKFEKAGLKFKNLNIKEVEKPEGSVTFKNDVGMAPAVYIDDIVAFPGVPKELYNMLPKFLTWYAKEKKLLDDEIYIKDLITYGMAESLLDEAVREFFTEEGIYYEFLVKDYGILIRLQSKMSNKNKVEKIVKKIYNRIGEFIFGEDNDRLEKKVVELLQKLNLSVSTAESCTGGMLASKLIDVPGVSDIFYEGVVSYSNEAKQKRLNVKAETLEKYGAVSEEVAKEMVLGLHTDVALSTTGIAGPGGGSDEKPVGLVYMGIRIKDKIYVEKRVFRGDRNKIRERTVSHTLFTLIKILSEDV from the coding sequence ATGAAAGTAGGAGTTATACTTGTAGGAACAGAGCTTTTAAATGGTGGAACTTTAGACACTAATAGTCTATATATAGCTGAAGAGTTAAATAAGTATGGAATGGAGATAGAGTTTAAAATCACTGTAAGAGATTTTAAAGAGGAGATATATAGAGCTATAGATTATTGTAAAAGATATGTAGATTTGATAATTATGTCTGGAGGATTAGGACCTACTCTTGATGATATAACTAAAGAGGTAATAGCAGATTATGTAAAAAAACCACTTGTTGTAGATAAGGAAGAATTAGAAGAGTTAAAAGATAAGTTTGAAAAGGCAGGGTTAAAGTTTAAAAATCTAAATATCAAAGAGGTTGAAAAACCAGAGGGATCTGTAACTTTTAAAAATGATGTAGGAATGGCTCCAGCAGTTTATATAGATGATATAGTGGCTTTTCCTGGGGTACCTAAAGAGTTATATAATATGTTACCTAAATTTTTAACTTGGTATGCAAAGGAAAAAAAGTTACTAGATGATGAAATATATATAAAGGATTTAATTACTTATGGTATGGCTGAGTCTTTATTAGATGAAGCTGTTAGGGAGTTTTTTACAGAAGAGGGGATATACTATGAGTTCTTAGTTAAAGATTATGGTATCCTTATAAGACTTCAAAGTAAGATGAGTAATAAAAATAAAGTGGAAAAAATTGTGAAAAAGATATATAATAGAATAGGTGAGTTCATTTTTGGAGAGGATAATGATAGATTAGAGAAAAAAGTTGTGGAACTTCTTCAAAAATTAAATCTGAGTGTATCAACGGCAGAGTCTTGTACTGGTGGAATGCTAGCAAGTAAGCTTATAGATGTTCCGGGAGTTTCAGATATATTTTATGAGGGAGTAGTTTCATATAGTAATGAAGCAAAGCAGAAAAGATTAAATGTAAAGGCTGAAACTTTAGAAAAATATGGTGCTGTCAGTGAAGAGGTAGCCAAAGAGATGGTACTGGGACTTCATACTGATGTGGCACTTTCAACAACTGGGATAGCGGGACCAGGTGGGGGAAGTGATGAAAAACCAGTTGGACTTGTATATATGGGAATAAGGATTAAGGATAAAATATACGTAGAAAAGAGAGTGTTTAGAGGAGATAGAAATAAGATAAGGGAAAGAACAGTATCTCATACTCTTTTTACTTTAATAAAAATTTTAAGTGAGGATGTGTGA
- a CDS encoding chromate transporter — MIYLQLYWSFFKIGLFSIGGGYASLPLIQKEIVELQKWITMTEFTDIITISQMTPGPIAINTATFVGTQVGGLLGAIIATFGCVSPSFIIVLFLAHIYVKYRNLNSMSDILYGLRPAVVALIATAGISITLLAFIGQKSLGSEISINYVSVVFFLVGMFFLRKYKANPIYIMVGCGIAGAIVYNI, encoded by the coding sequence ATGATTTATTTACAACTTTATTGGAGTTTTTTTAAGATAGGACTTTTCAGTATTGGTGGAGGTTATGCTTCCTTACCACTTATTCAAAAAGAGATAGTAGAGCTACAAAAATGGATAACGATGACAGAGTTTACAGATATTATAACTATATCTCAAATGACACCTGGACCTATAGCTATAAATACAGCTACCTTTGTAGGAACGCAAGTAGGAGGACTTTTAGGTGCTATAATAGCAACTTTTGGTTGTGTAAGCCCATCTTTTATAATAGTTCTTTTCTTAGCACACATATATGTAAAATATAGAAATTTAAATAGTATGTCTGATATTTTATATGGATTAAGACCAGCAGTAGTAGCTTTAATAGCAACAGCAGGGATATCAATAACGCTTTTAGCTTTTATAGGGCAAAAAAGCTTAGGGTCAGAGATCTCTATAAATTATGTATCTGTAGTATTTTTCTTAGTAGGTATGTTTTTCTTAAGAAAATATAAAGCAAATCCTATATATATTATGGTAGGATGTGGGATAGCAGGAGCAATAGTTTATAATATTTAG
- a CDS encoding MerR family transcriptional regulator — protein MKKLYKIGEISKLYNISNDILRYYEKIGLLVPDIKKENGYRYYSEKQLWKLNNIRSLRNLGVGLKEITDFLETRSIDKTSEMIDFQLEKIDENLNKLLKLKKELKLKKKKIAYFKNFQEYEIPKIKTFDRRYILLKSGKFQEESEINLELKKLKTISQEDNDFIFTESEIGTIIKLENWIKDDYYNYSGTFIVTTDKMETFIEAGEYLTYFFRGDYSTVGEHYKKLKKYMEINGLQVNGDIIEIYHIEMHITENKNEYVTEIQIPLEKI, from the coding sequence AATTATACAATATTAGTAACGATATTTTAAGATATTATGAAAAGATAGGACTTTTAGTTCCAGATATAAAAAAGGAAAATGGTTATAGATATTATTCAGAAAAACAGTTATGGAAATTAAATAATATTAGAAGTTTAAGAAATTTAGGTGTCGGATTAAAAGAGATTACAGATTTTCTTGAAACAAGGAGTATAGATAAAACTTCAGAAATGATAGATTTTCAATTAGAAAAGATAGATGAGAATTTAAATAAATTATTGAAATTAAAGAAAGAATTGAAGCTAAAGAAAAAGAAGATAGCTTATTTTAAAAATTTTCAAGAATATGAGATACCCAAGATAAAAACTTTTGATAGAAGATATATTTTACTAAAAAGTGGAAAGTTCCAAGAAGAGAGTGAGATAAATTTAGAGTTAAAAAAGTTAAAGACCATATCTCAAGAGGATAATGATTTTATATTTACAGAAAGTGAGATAGGAACTATCATTAAATTGGAAAATTGGATTAAGGATGATTACTATAACTACAGTGGAACATTTATAGTTACTACAGATAAAATGGAAACTTTTATAGAAGCTGGGGAGTATTTGACATATTTTTTTAGAGGAGATTATTCTACTGTAGGAGAGCACTATAAAAAGTTGAAAAAATATATGGAAATAAATGGATTACAAGTTAATGGAGATATTATAGAGATTTATCACATAGAGATGCATATTACAGAAAATAAAAATGAATATGTAACAGAAATACAAATTCCATTGGAAAAAATTTAA
- the coaE gene encoding dephospho-CoA kinase (Dephospho-CoA kinase (CoaE) performs the final step in coenzyme A biosynthesis.), translated as MIIGLTGGIASGKSTVSNFFKELGVEIVDADIVAREISERKVTIDEICNIFGRDILDENGKIVRGKLRERVFQDRELVQKLNSIIHPQVIEYFKERRERNRRDELLIFDIPLLYEAKMDALCDKVIVVGVDRKKQIERVIQRDGSSEEVARNIIANQMSLDDKIKRADIVIMNDGTLEELKGKVLKVYKELREVIK; from the coding sequence ATGATAATAGGATTAACTGGAGGAATTGCTAGTGGAAAATCGACTGTTAGCAATTTTTTTAAGGAATTAGGAGTAGAAATTGTAGATGCTGATATAGTTGCAAGAGAGATAAGTGAAAGAAAAGTTACTATAGATGAGATCTGTAATATTTTTGGTAGAGATATTTTAGATGAAAATGGAAAAATAGTTAGAGGAAAATTAAGAGAGCGAGTTTTTCAAGATAGAGAATTAGTTCAAAAGTTAAATAGTATCATACATCCACAAGTGATAGAGTATTTTAAAGAGAGAAGAGAGAGAAATAGGAGAGATGAGCTCTTAATATTTGATATTCCTTTACTATACGAAGCTAAAATGGATGCTCTATGTGATAAAGTTATTGTGGTTGGTGTAGATAGAAAAAAGCAAATTGAAAGAGTTATCCAAAGAGATGGAAGTAGTGAAGAAGTAGCTAGAAATATAATAGCTAATCAAATGTCGCTAGATGATAAGATAAAAAGAGCTGATATAGTGATAATGAATGATGGAACATTGGAAGAGTTAAAGGGGAAAGTATTAAAAGTATATAAAGAGTTAAGAGAGGTAATTAAATGA